AACCTTTTCTTCGATGGCGTTATCCGTGACAAATCTGTATACAACAACCTGTTTAGTCTGGCCAATACGATGGGCTCGATCCATAGCCTGAAGATCAGCTTGAGGATTCCAATCACTGTCATAGAGAATAACAATGTCGGCAGTTGTCAAGTTAATGCCCAGACCACCGGCACGTGTTGtgaggaggaagacaaaCTTCTCCGAACCAGGTTTGTTGTATTCGTCAATGGCAGCAATTCGATCTTCATGTGCTGTGCCACCATCGATTCGACAATATTTGTACTCTCGGAAGACACAATAGTCTTCGAGAATATCCAATAATCGGCTCATTtgagagaagatgagaacGCGACTTCCCTGCTTCTGGAGCCgcttgaggagcttgtcAAGGACTGCCATCTTGCCAGCGTTGTAAACCAAATGCTCATCGGTTGTGTAAGGTGGTCCTGGCTCGGCGCCTTCGAACAGATAGGGGTGGTTACAGCATTTTCGAAGCTGCATCACGATATTGAGTAGTCGTGTCTTTGACTCTCGTTTGCCACCGGCGCCGTTAACAGCATCAATATCTTTCTCCAGAATCTTCTGATACCATTTAATCTGCATCTCCGACATGCCAAGATAAACATTGACCTCTTTCTTGGGCAACAGACTCTTCTCCACGTCACTCTTCACGCGGCGCAGTAAGAAGGGGCGGAGGACTTTGTGTAGTTGTTGTACGACCGTGTCTTGATCGCGGTCTTGACCAGAGAACCACTGATCAAAGGCTTCAGCGTCGCCGAAAACATCGGGTAGCAAGAAATTCAGTAGAGCCCAGAGTTCATGCAGGTTGTTTTGTAACGGTGTGCCAGTAATAAGTAATCGGTTTCTGGAGGAGAACAATCGGATAACCTGTGACAGTGATGACTCTTCGTTCTTGATACGATGCGCCTAGATATTCGTTAGCTGATGAAGCTCTCAATTATTCCAAAAACCACATACttcgtcgatgatgatgtACTCCCAAGCAAATTTCTTCAAATGCGCTTTCTCTCGAAGCACCATTTCGTAACTGGTAATGCAAACATCAAACTTCTCGTCAACAAGCCGATCGTTGATAAGGTTCTGTCGTTCATCTTTGGCACCCTGAAGCACCAAAACATCGACCTCGGGTGTCCATTTGGCAAACTCTCGCTTCCAGTTATCAAGCGTGGACTTGGGCACAATGACCAAGTGTGGCCCAGTAATGTCAAGGATGTGTCGCAAGTAGCCAAGAAATGAAATAGTTTGCAGAGTCTTTCCAAGACCCATTTCATCGGCAAGGATACCAGAAATACCATTCTCGTGCAGGGAAATCAGCCAATTGAGACCGGCAACCTGGTAGTCTCGCATGGTGCCGTGGACGAACGGAGGGGATTCTCGGAAGACCGTCTCAGCGGAGCCGCCGTGCTTCTCGTCTTTCAAGAGTTCGGcgtcttcttcagcttcggtACGACGACGTCGCCCGCTCGTGGCGCCCCCTTGCCTTCCGGCACCCTTCTTGCCCCGCGCAGATTCGGCATTCTGTCGATCGATTTCGGTCATGATATCGCGAATCTTGGGGTCGGGGTTTGTCTCGATGAAATGGCGGAAGAGATCGGTCAGGCCGAGGAGGTATCGAAATCGACGAATGGTGTCATCTTCCTAGAGGTTCGATTAGATCATTTCGTATAATAGCCTTATCTTGGAGTGCGACATACCTTGGATTCGCCTAGCCGATCGTGCTTCTTTCCAAAAATGCTACGACGAAGTTGGTTGACTTCTGTGCGGCGCCTACGGCCATCCCCAGTAGGCTCTCCGGCGACGCTGCTAGCAGTAGTGCTAGGGTTCTCGGTATCAGTGTAGTCGGGAGTCTCGTCAACTTCCTTTACAACCCATCAGCACAAGCTCTCACCCACAAACGAACAAAACTTTGTGAACATGGCAACTcaccatctcttcttcttgtcgatgCTCCTGCGCGTCAGACATAGACGCGTCAGTATCGACAGCTTTGGCTCGAGAACGAGGCGCCATTGCGAGTCGAGTTTAGGATAAACCTCTTTACGCGACTGGCGTCCAGAAGACGCGTTTCGATAGCTTGCAATGTGAAACACAAGTCAATGCAAGTAGTCTGTTGGCTCTTGTAGCGTATTTTGTGTATTTTGAGGGGTATGTGATGTATTTAACACAGCCACGTCGCTTGAATGTTTGGAAAAGAAAGTGTAAATGCTGTTGCGAAGGTGTTGGCGGGTAGAATCTAAACGGTCACCTCGAAGGGGGCCAATCTGGGCTAGCGGCGTGCATAGACCCTTGTAAATGGCGGTGGGCCCCACGATGCTGCAAGGGAAGAAAGGATATTCCGATAGTTTTTAACGACGTCACTTTGTCTTACTGGTTTTGTGTAAGGAAGTCGCTGTGAATTCGAAAACAACCAGATTGATTATCCTAAGGTGATCTTATCCTATAGACTCGTACAAGTACGTGATCGAAAGAGACTCTGGTAAGTTTGTTGAAACGCAATTCTGAGGGTTGTATCAAGTCACGTGGTTGGAATCCCCCCCCACATCTACAGGTACCGACCCCTCGGTTAGTGCCGTCCATCAGGCTCTGCCCATGCTCCGTTGGAGTGGATGACCTGGGCAAACGCTTCGTGACCCCAACCTTTACCTTGCCCAACTGTCTTTGAAATCATAGCTCTTCAGGAGCAACATACCCAACTTATCTGACTCTGGTGTACCGCGAATACATAGCATTTTCTCTCCGATCTAGGAGCCTCTTCTGATACCAATACTACTCCCCTCTGACCATCAAGTAAGGCGATTTCCCCCTTGACATTTTCAAACATATCTGACTCTTCGTTTCCAGTTTTCCACATCCCTTCGTCGCTTAATCACGATGGAGCCTATGAGGGGCGTCTCTGGTAGCATGGGCAAGCAACCTGCTCAACAAGAAAGCCCTGAACAACTCCTCGATGTCTTCAAGGCAGCCGCCTTGTCGGTGACCAAGCTCTACAAGATCTCAGCTGCAGGACAGTCAAAGGCACGTGCCGATGGATATCAGGATTGCCTCGATGACCTCCTACAATTCTTGGATAAAGAGGGCATGGGTCTGGGTGATGGAGAAGGATGGAAGATCCGGAAATGGGCAACAGAAAGACTCGATGGGCGTGAAAGCAGCTCTCTGAACACTGAGAGTGAGGACGAGGTCGACAAAGCAGAAACAGCCTCGTCACCTGAACTCACTCGAACGGCTATCCCTCCGCATCCGGCGAACCAAGTGCGAACCGACTCCGCACCACCGAGTATTCCTCCTGTTGCCGAACAGCCTACGCCGATAGTCGTCCCGTCTCAAGACAACTTCACCTTCCAGTCTTCACACCCGTACCCGAATATCGCTACTCTGGACCTGTCTGACTCAAGACCTCACGATGACGTGCCTGCTCCCACACGACCAACGAAAACTAGGCTTGCGGGTGGTCCGAGTCGATCTTGCCCGAGAGGTCCGGGACATTTGGTACAGCGGGCTGGTAGCAAGCGCAAGTTGAACTTTGAGGAAATATTCGATCTCGGCAGTTTAAGCGGAAAGGATCCTTTCGAAAAGGGGGGGAAGCGTGGTCGACATGCTTGATTATCCAGCGAGATCATCACGTTTCCTTATCTCTACACACAACAACATGAAGCATATTTGTCTCGGAGCACTGGGTACTAgatggatgggatggaaCGAGGCATGTTTACAGACGGACGCATTGACTAGCGAAGAGCATGGGCGGCGTTTGGAGGACGTAACGATTGCATTTGAGGGTGTCTGGTTTTCATTTTGTGTCTGGCGATTGCCACATTTTCCATAACACGATAaatttgatgatgatgattctcTAGCTATTCCTTCTGAACCAACGAAACTTCTTGCATGGTTGTATGTGACTGGTCATTCTATCATGGTACATGGCAAAGCCCTATGACTTACTAGGTCGAAGGGTCGATGATAGAGAAACAG
This DNA window, taken from Fusarium oxysporum f. sp. lycopersici 4287 chromosome 7, whole genome shotgun sequence, encodes the following:
- a CDS encoding adenosinetriphosphatase encodes the protein MAPRSRAKAVDTDASMSDAQEHRQEEEMEVDETPDYTDTENPSTTASSVAGEPTGDGRRRRTEVNQLRRSIFGKKHDRLGESKEDDTIRRFRYLLGLTDLFRHFIETNPDPKIRDIMTEIDRQNAESARGKKGAGRQGGATSGRRRRTEAEEDAELLKDEKHGGSAETVFRESPPFVHGTMRDYQVAGLNWLISLHENGISGILADEMGLGKTLQTISFLGYLRHILDITGPHLVIVPKSTLDNWKREFAKWTPEVDVLVLQGAKDERQNLINDRLVDEKFDVCITSYEMVLREKAHLKKFAWEYIIIDEAHRIKNEESSLSQVIRLFSSRNRLLITGTPLQNNLHELWALLNFLLPDVFGDAEAFDQWFSGQDRDQDTVVQQLHKVLRPFLLRRVKSDVEKSLLPKKEVNVYLGMSEMQIKWYQKILEKDIDAVNGAGGKRESKTRLLNIVMQLRKCCNHPYLFEGAEPGPPYTTDEHLVYNAGKMAVLDKLLKRLQKQGSRVLIFSQMSRLLDILEDYCVFREYKYCRIDGGTAHEDRIAAIDEYNKPGSEKFVFLLTTRAGGLGINLTTADIVILYDSDWNPQADLQAMDRAHRIGQTKQVVVYRFVTDNAIEEKVLERAAQKLRLDQLVIQQGRAQQAAKAAANKDELLSMIQHGAEKVFQSKGPTGNMASKDGEVGDDDIDEILAKGENRTKELNAKYEKLGIDDLQKFTSESAYEWNGENFANTKKNINMTWINPAKRERKEQSYSMDKYFRQTMYPNPKADAKPKAPRAPKQVPVHDYQFYPPRLRDLQDRETAYYRKEIGYKVPLPDGDEENLEEREAERALDQQEIDNATPLTEEEREEKEKLSLQGFGDWNKRDFQQFVNGSGKYGRTDYEGISNEIDSKSAPEIKAYAKVFWQRYTEIADYPKYIKTIEDGEERTRRIGHHQKLLRKKMQQYRVPLQQLKINYSVSTTNKKVYTEEEDRFLLVLLDRYGIDSEGLYEKMRDDIRESPLFRFDWFFLSRTPIELSRRCTTLITTIVKEFEDVPARGSNGVNGKSKREPDDENDEDSILGMAPAKKKAKNGVKNKALDNVKSVKSSKNSSATPSRASSVASTVSAGGSAKGKKGKKK